GGTGCAATAGGATGGGAGATCAGCATGTTTTGATATGTATTTAGCCAGACAACGGTAGAtaaattttctttccattttagTTGAAATGTATTCAATTCTGGTCGGTTTTTAAATTCTCAGCTTACATGTGCTTCCTGCTTAATGTCTGAATGATATTCTGCGAACGCCAAATATATATTTCAGCACCTTTCTACTTTTAATGCAGGCAGAAGGTTCCTCGGCTGAGTCTATTACAGCCCTGGCTAAAGTTGACACAGTCAAGCAACGGATGGAGGCAGCATATGAGACATTGCAGGTGCAGGATCCACGGGCTTTATCATGTGGCTTTGGTTAATTTCCTATTTTTGTCTATATATCTAATTTTAGGTTCAACTATAGGATGCTGCCGGGTTGACTCAGTTAAGTGCTAGTGTGGAAGATGTTTTTGCCAGTGGAGATCTTCCACGTGCTGCAGATACCTTAGCGAACATGAGGCACTGCTTGTCTGCTGTTGGTGAGGTAATCCATTCTTTTGAGTTCGTTCTTGATGTTCCACCATCTAGACTTGTTCTCTTACATCTGATGTATTTTATGACGGTCAATTCTTTTTGACCCTCGGTATGTTTGTTTTTTCAGGTTGCAGAGTTTGCTAATGTTAGAAAGCAGCTAGAAGTCTTGGAGGATAGACTAGATGAAATGGTTCAGCCTCGTCTATCAGATGCTATAGCTAACCGGAAGGTTGTTTTACCCTATTGATATCTTGACTAGCAACTGATTACCTGTTGTACTACAATTGTTAACTATATCAAATTTTGTTTGGTTGGATATATCTAAGTTGCATCCTATTTTTGCTGTATAGGTTGCCGCTGTTCAAGATTTGAGGCAAATTCTCATACGAATTGGGAGGTTCAAGTCATTAGAAATGAACTACACAAAGATTCACCTAAAACCTATAAagaagctttgggaagactttgagTCCAGGCAACGAGTTAACAAGCATGAAGGCGAAAGACTAGCAAGCATTTCAGAGTCTTCGTCTGTTTCGTTCTCCAGTTGGCTGCCAAGTTTCTATGATGAAAAACTACTCTATCTTGAACAAGAGTGGAAATGGTATGATTTATCATCGTCATCTTTACATTTTGTATAGTCTTACTTTTTTCAAGGCTTATGTaaataagaaaaatgaaagagaaaACAGACTAATTATCTCTCCTACTTTGAGAATTCAAACACTAGAAAGCTTTTTATTTTTgtactcaagaactaagcacttTATACACAGGTGTACGGTTGCTTTTCCTGAAGATTATAAGAACCTTGTTCCAAAGCTATTGATTGAGGTTATGACAGTTTTGGGTGGCAAATTTGTTTCTCGAATCAACCTTGCTACCGGAGAAGTTGTTGCTGAAACAAGAGCACTGGCCAAAGGTAGCGTCTGCAACTTTATCTGATGTATTATTTAACATAAATGAGCCTACCCATGGTTTACAAAACGGGTCTTTAACCTCCATAAGTATATCATCAAGGCTATTCTCTGCAAACTTCTCCCAGTGATTATTTTGCATATTATGGTTGTATCTGTGCTCCCTACATTGGGGACTCGTAACCTGTACCCGCTACTTAGTGTAGTTCTAAATTTACCAATTTAGTATCACTGCAGTTTTGGTGGTTATATTTCAAGAGGCTATTTTCATATTTACACTGAAAATGATGGTGATCCATCATAATATTGGATTTTGATGTTTCATCTGCAAAATTTTAGGTGTCCTTGATATCTTATCTGGGGATATGCCTAAAGGTAGTAAGATTCAGACCAAGCATCTCGAGGCATTGATTGAGTTGCACAACATGACAAGTGCGTTTGCAAGGAATATTCAACACTTGTTTTCGGATTCTGCTCTTCAGGTTTTATTGGACACATTGAAGGCAATATATTCCCCTTATGAATCCTTTAAACAGAGGTGAGGCTAGTAATATCACTATAATCTTAGTTGTATTGTTTCCACCACTACTCACTGTATTGACTTCTTCCGACACACACCTTGACAAAGGAAGTCTGTGCATCATAAATTAAGTTTCCATCAATTCCATACCATTTTTCACGTCAAGCAGTTAATTTTCTCACGTGAACTATCTAGTCTTCTTTTCCCTCtgttgtccaaaaagaaaaatctcGATTTTCCTATTATAAAGCCTAATGAGGAAACTTTGCTTCCTAGATATGGGCAGATAGAACGTGCCATCCTATCTTCTGAGATTGCTGGACTGGATCTTAGGGGAGCCGTTGCTCGTGGTGTCGGGGGTCAGGGCATTGAACTAAGTGAAACAGTTCGAAGAATGGAAGAATCTATTCCACAAGTTATTGTTCTTCTTGAAGCAGCTGTGGAGAGATGCATCAATTTTACTGGAGGTTCCGAGGCAGGGGAACTTATTTTGGCAATTGACGATATAATGCTGCAGTTTATTTCTATTCTTCAAGAAACCTTGAAATCATTAAGAACTGTATGTGGAGTGGACTTCACTGCTGATGCCACTGGTTCAAAGAAAGAAATGGGTTCAGACAGAAGGGATGGAGCACATAATGCGCGCAGATCAGAGTCTAGCTCAGAAGAAGAAGAGTGGTCTATTGTCCAGGGAGCATTGCAGATTCTTACAGTTGCGGATTGTCTAACAAGCAGGTCTTCAGTGTTTGAAGCTTCCTTGAGATCTACTCTTGCCCGTCTGAGCACTAGTTTGTCTCTTTCAGTGTTCGGTTCTAGTTTGGATTTGAACCAATCACATGTGGGCACTGATGATGGAAACGGGGAGTCGTCTTTGGCAGGAAGGGCATCCTTGGATGTTGCAGCCCTCCGTCTGATTGACGATCCTGAGAAAGCTAGGAGACTTTTTGGCCTCTTAGATCAGGTATATTTGAATTATTTTCTTTTATCCTTGTATTTCGTTGAGTGAGAGTCTTATTCTCTCGATATAATAACTATTATATATTCCTGTCTTCCTGATATGGGTTATTGGTCGTGTACTGTTAAGTGTTAACAGTGTCTGTCAAAGCCCTCTCCATAATTTTCTCTTGCCAAGTAGGGGCAGCATAGTATCAGCACCTTGATTTTGTGATCTTGAGAAAAATATTAGATCGAAGTATTAGAACTGTCATTTAACTTTTGAGCCTTGTCAAACCAATTAGTTTGATCATCAAACCTGGAGAGACACTCCAACTAATAGACCATGAACCTCAAAAACAGTCTAAGTTCAAGATTCGAGATCTAATCCAAGAAGTTTCGTATGGCCATCTTTTCATTGGATACCAGCCTTTAACCAGTAAAAGTTTAGATACTTAATTCCTAGTAACTTTGTATCCACACATGTCTCTCTGCTTACCTATTTGTTTTAAAGTTATAGTCGTATATGTGACCTTTTTATTCTTTTCCTATATAATGCAGTCGAAAGATCCTCGGTTTCATGCGCTTCCACTTGCGTCTCAAAGGGTAACAGCATTTGCAGACACAGTAAACGAACTTGTCTACGATGTTCTCATCTCTAAAGTACGGCAAAGACTTAGCGACGTGGCTCGTTTGCCTATCTGGTCTGCAGTTGAGGAGCAGAGTGCTTTTAATCTTCCAAGTTTCAGTGCCTATCCCCAATCATACGTGACCAGAGTTGGGGAATATCTGCTTACTTTGCCTCAACAGTTGGAGCCACTTGCTGAGGGCATTTCTAGCGATGGAAACACGGACGAAGCCCAGTTCTTTGCTACAGAATGGATGTTCAAGGTAATTATTATGGTTtccaatttattttcttctaGACCAAAAGTTTGCGATGTGTTTAAAATCCATTCACGTCTGGTCCCGTAAGTAAAACCCATTAGAACCGCCATCTCTAGTAATAGACTATTAACCAAGACCCAGATTGTATTGACCCTTAAGAAACAAAATTAGAGATAAATAAGGGTAGAGAACTTACATAATAATCGCGAAACCAGAAACATTAGTGTTGATAATATAATCAATCGCTTTGAAAACATCACTACTGTGCATCAGAATTTAACTCATTCGTAAGCCAATTTGTTGTATCAGAATCTGGTCTTCCAGTTACAAAAAAACTGAAATTAGAGATGGTAGTATCTGAATTCATACGTGTGAGGGTGTCCTCAGGAGGATTAGATCATATTATGTTGTTTGTGTGTTGCATTGTGCTGTTTATGCTGGCTAGAATAGTTTTTTGGTTCACTTGATACTTTCTCCTCGAgatatttctatttttattattatattgaAGACTAGTATAGTCTTCAATGCTACATATGGCTGGAAATACTGCTAAGAGTACTCAACGTTTCACTGTATGAATATAATAGGTTGCAGAGGGAGCCACAGCACTTTACATGGAGCAATTACGCGGAATTCAATTTATAACTGACCGGGGTGCCCAACAACTCTCAGTCGATATAGAGTACTTGAGTAATGTGTTAGCAGCTCTATCCATGCCAATTCCTCCGCTCCTTGCTACATTCCACACCTGTCTTTCAACTCCAAGAGATGAGTTGCGTGATCTCGTTAAATCAATAGACTCGGAATCCCATCTGGATCCTCCTACTGCACATCTTGTTTGCAAGATACGGCGCCTGAATCTTGATCAGTAACTTTTGGTTGTCTCTGTATGATTTAAATTTAGAAAATGAGGGTATAGTAATAGTCTTTTCATGAGTATTATCTTTCATTGATTTTGACATCTCAAAAGAGACTGATAATGTGAGAATTTGTATCTGCTTTACTGGGTCAATACAATTAAGTCAATGGGCTTTTTACCCTTTTTCTAAACTGGTGCATGAACCAGTCCATTCCATAAACAACACAAATTTTGGCAGTTGTACTTGTGTCCATGGGTGAGCAAAAAGTCTGGAACCGCGGATATCATCCGTATCCGTCCACAAAATTACGGGTGAAACCCAATCCGCAAGATCTATAGGTCTGGcacgggtgggattctcaaatccgcacttttaaCGGTTTGGTTGAGGTTGGACTCTTGAGATCCGCGGATTCACCAACAATCACAAAAATAGAATTTAAGATAAACAATTGTTGGTTGTTGGTTCTAaatggttttacctatttcccatCCACATTTTCCCCAAATCCCATCCCAACCACACAAATTAAATTTTGTATAACCCTTTTTAGAATGGGTGAACAAAACTTACTCCAGTAATTTCCTATTCTCCATATTTAACCTAAACTTAATTaggattgaaaatcaatttgcaAATCACCCTCTTGATCATGGTTgatttgaaaaaagaaaagaaaaagaagacaggTTTGGAGATCGAATCTGCATTACCCAATTACATTTCCTTACATACTATATAATGGTGCGGATTGCTGAAGTAAAAAAAACTCCATTGAT
This portion of the Papaver somniferum cultivar HN1 chromosome 11, ASM357369v1, whole genome shotgun sequence genome encodes:
- the LOC113321944 gene encoding conserved oligomeric Golgi complex subunit 7-like — its product is MIDMGAFSDEDKFDAKKWINTVTSQYSRSHEENKEDNKESSMVLLEKHLADLEMKLQMMSEEISASLEEQSGAALLRVPRASRDVIRLRDDSVSLRTSVSGIIQKLKKAEGSSAESITALAKVDTVKQRMEAAYETLQDAAGLTQLSASVEDVFASGDLPRAADTLANMRHCLSAVGEVAEFANVRKQLEVLEDRLDEMVQPRLSDAIANRKVAAVQDLRQILIRIGRFKSLEMNYTKIHLKPIKKLWEDFESRQRVNKHEGERLASISESSSVSFSSWLPSFYDEKLLYLEQEWKWCTVAFPEDYKNLVPKLLIEVMTVLGGKFVSRINLATGEVVAETRALAKGVLDILSGDMPKGSKIQTKHLEALIELHNMTSAFARNIQHLFSDSALQVLLDTLKAIYSPYESFKQRYGQIERAILSSEIAGLDLRGAVARGVGGQGIELSETVRRMEESIPQVIVLLEAAVERCINFTGGSEAGELILAIDDIMLQFISILQETLKSLRTVCGVDFTADATGSKKEMGSDRRDGAHNARRSESSSEEEEWSIVQGALQILTVADCLTSRSSVFEASLRSTLARLSTSLSLSVFGSSLDLNQSHVGTDDGNGESSLAGRASLDVAALRLIDDPEKARRLFGLLDQSKDPRFHALPLASQRVTAFADTVNELVYDVLISKVRQRLSDVARLPIWSAVEEQSAFNLPSFSAYPQSYVTRVGEYLLTLPQQLEPLAEGISSDGNTDEAQFFATEWMFKVAEGATALYMEQLRGIQFITDRGAQQLSVDIEYLSNVLAALSMPIPPLLATFHTCLSTPRDELRDLVKSIDSESHLDPPTAHLVCKIRRLNLDQ